The following proteins are co-located in the Cetobacterium sp. NK01 genome:
- a CDS encoding pyridoxal phosphate-dependent aminotransferase: MKSNHGANLHQLSEELGINENKIIDFSSNINPFGLSPKGLENLKNNLNLATIYPDPNYTDLKASISEYCKCNPENIILGSGATELITSSIKVINPQNTLLLAPAYSEYEKELKNINSKITKFFYKKENNFQINIDDIIALVQKSNFDMIIICNPNNPTGTLIPLKDIEKLYLNFKKPIMIDETYIEFTDFSKTSAINLIDICQEIIVIRGTSKFFSTPGIRLGYAIISKGVILDAMSSIPNLWNINIFADIMGEAMFKDYDFIRMCHKNFKENFTLLYNGLNKFKDFKVYNSNSNFILCEILNSKYNSNDLYHFLSKKGIIIRKAESFDNLNNNFFRVCVLTKENIDFLLQEIYKFIQQY, encoded by the coding sequence ATGAAAAGTAATCATGGAGCAAATCTTCATCAGCTATCTGAAGAACTTGGTATTAATGAAAATAAAATTATAGATTTTAGTTCAAATATAAATCCTTTTGGCCTTAGTCCTAAAGGGTTAGAGAACTTAAAGAATAATCTTAATTTAGCAACTATCTATCCTGATCCTAATTATACAGATTTAAAAGCTAGTATTTCTGAGTATTGTAAATGTAATCCAGAAAATATTATTTTAGGTAGTGGAGCAACTGAATTAATAACTTCTAGCATAAAAGTTATTAATCCCCAAAATACGTTACTATTAGCTCCTGCATATTCTGAATATGAAAAAGAACTTAAAAATATCAACTCTAAAATCACTAAATTTTTTTATAAAAAAGAGAATAATTTTCAAATAAATATTGATGATATTATAGCTCTTGTTCAGAAGTCTAATTTTGATATGATTATTATTTGTAATCCTAATAACCCCACAGGAACTTTAATTCCTCTTAAAGATATCGAAAAATTATATTTAAATTTTAAAAAACCTATTATGATCGATGAAACGTATATAGAATTCACAGACTTTTCAAAAACTTCTGCTATAAATTTAATTGATATATGTCAAGAAATAATAGTCATAAGGGGTACTTCAAAATTTTTTTCAACCCCAGGTATCAGATTAGGATATGCTATTATTTCAAAAGGAGTTATTTTAGATGCTATGAGTTCTATTCCAAATTTATGGAATATAAATATTTTTGCCGATATTATGGGAGAAGCTATGTTTAAAGACTATGACTTTATACGTATGTGTCATAAAAATTTTAAAGAAAACTTCACTTTACTTTATAATGGTTTAAATAAATTTAAAGACTTTAAAGTTTATAACTCTAATAGTAACTTTATTTTATGTGAAATTCTGAATTCAAAATATAATTCAAATGATCTTTATCATTTTTTATCTAAAAAAGGAATTATCATTAGAAAAGCTGAATCTTTTGATAATTTAAATAATAATTTTTTTAGAGTTTGTGTACTAACAAAAGAAAATATAGATTTTCTATTACAAGAAATTTATAAATTTATACAACAATATTAA
- a CDS encoding outer membrane protein OmpK produces the protein MLKKILLLGSIGLSTISFAKYEPWNFTVLEASLIKGNALPNGWGTSQKDVIFEIQGTTRYNLLDLYWFVDRSNIFKSRSLSDKNGVDDNYTYGEISPRLSIDGLINKDLSIGPISEWFIATQFDFDNVHGKSKYNPEKNEGLRKYYVGIGNYISIPEMKYLKFDYFKTNLYARYVDKNYGRNEDQWDGYLFNIAYGGTIYKFENGMRFGFSGWLDYDFGAKNSSKADIQTHDSLQWQNQIRFYLNNNLSLSYTYQINNHFSQVDQYTSNKNNESFGIHYAIMF, from the coding sequence ATGTTAAAAAAAATTTTACTTTTAGGCTCAATTGGTTTATCTACAATATCTTTTGCTAAATATGAGCCTTGGAATTTTACGGTTTTAGAAGCTAGTTTAATTAAGGGAAATGCTCTTCCCAATGGTTGGGGGACCTCACAAAAAGATGTTATTTTTGAAATACAAGGAACTACTCGATATAATCTTTTAGATTTATACTGGTTTGTTGACAGATCTAATATTTTTAAAAGCCGTAGTTTAAGTGACAAAAATGGGGTCGATGACAACTATACGTATGGTGAAATATCTCCTAGACTCTCTATAGATGGATTAATTAACAAAGATCTTTCTATTGGTCCAATATCTGAATGGTTTATTGCTACTCAATTTGATTTCGATAATGTTCATGGAAAGAGCAAATATAATCCTGAAAAAAATGAAGGGCTTCGAAAATATTACGTAGGTATTGGTAACTACATATCAATTCCAGAAATGAAATACTTAAAATTTGATTACTTTAAAACAAATTTATATGCTAGATATGTTGATAAAAATTATGGTAGAAATGAAGATCAATGGGATGGATATCTATTTAATATTGCCTATGGTGGTACTATTTATAAATTTGAAAATGGTATGAGATTTGGATTTAGTGGATGGTTAGATTATGATTTTGGTGCTAAAAATAGTTCTAAAGCAGACATTCAAACTCACGACTCTTTACAATGGCAAAACCAAATTAGATTTTATTTAAATAATAATCTTTCTCTAAGTTATACTTATCAAATAAATAATCATTTCTCTCAAGTTGACCAATACACTTCAAATAAAAATAATGAGTCTTTTGGAATTCATTATGCTATTATGTTCTAA
- a CDS encoding aminopeptidase P family protein: MFSKDIYVSRRKKLKGLVEEGVIIVMGNSESPMSYKDNSYNFVQDSTFLYYFGLNSPDLIGVIDIDNEKEYIFGKEFTIDDIVWMGQQKTFKERSKEVGIENFLEDEELEKLLEKAKINNQKIHFTNQYRIENTLKLSNLLGIKLEDVNKEFSEKLLAAIIEMRNLKSDYEIIELEKATNITREMHLTAMRNVKPGMKGYELVALLECAAKKYNATTSFHTICTTNGQILHNHFHENIFKEGDIVLLDCGARLDNGYCGDMTTVFPVSGEFSDIQKDFYSLLIEMFDKAEECTKPGVTNKYVHLEVCKVLAKGMIQRGIMKGNVEEIVESGAHALFFPHGLGHMIGLDVHDMENFGENRVGYDDKTKRETKFGLKSLRMGKELKPGYVLTIEPGIYFIPELIERWEKEGKFKEYISYEEVKKYLNFGGMRYEGDFLVTENGNRRLGDKMPKYYYEIEDILKNNN; the protein is encoded by the coding sequence ATGTTTAGTAAGGATATTTATGTTTCAAGAAGAAAAAAATTAAAAGGGTTAGTAGAAGAGGGAGTAATTATAGTTATGGGAAATTCCGAATCACCAATGTCTTATAAGGATAATTCTTATAATTTTGTGCAAGATTCTACATTTTTATATTACTTCGGATTAAATTCTCCAGATTTAATTGGAGTAATAGATATAGATAATGAAAAAGAATATATATTTGGAAAAGAATTTACAATAGATGATATAGTTTGGATGGGACAACAAAAAACATTTAAAGAAAGATCAAAAGAAGTGGGAATTGAAAATTTTTTAGAAGATGAAGAATTAGAAAAACTATTAGAAAAGGCAAAAATAAACAATCAAAAGATTCATTTTACAAATCAATATCGTATAGAAAATACTTTAAAACTTTCTAATTTATTAGGAATAAAATTAGAGGATGTAAATAAGGAGTTCTCAGAAAAATTATTAGCAGCAATCATTGAAATGAGAAATTTAAAATCTGATTATGAAATTATAGAATTAGAAAAAGCTACAAATATAACAAGAGAAATGCATTTAACAGCTATGAGAAATGTAAAACCAGGAATGAAAGGTTATGAATTAGTTGCTTTATTAGAGTGTGCAGCTAAAAAATACAATGCTACAACTTCTTTTCATACTATTTGTACAACGAATGGTCAAATTTTACATAATCATTTTCATGAAAATATTTTTAAAGAGGGAGATATAGTTTTATTAGATTGTGGAGCAAGATTAGATAATGGTTATTGTGGAGATATGACAACGGTGTTTCCAGTTTCAGGAGAGTTCTCAGATATCCAAAAAGATTTTTATTCTCTTCTAATAGAAATGTTTGATAAAGCAGAGGAATGTACAAAGCCTGGAGTTACAAATAAATATGTTCATTTAGAGGTTTGTAAAGTTTTAGCTAAAGGTATGATTCAAAGAGGAATCATGAAAGGAAATGTAGAGGAGATAGTAGAATCAGGAGCCCATGCTTTATTTTTCCCTCATGGATTAGGACATATGATTGGATTAGATGTTCATGACATGGAAAATTTTGGGGAAAATAGAGTTGGTTACGATGACAAAACAAAAAGAGAGACAAAATTTGGATTGAAATCTTTAAGAATGGGTAAGGAATTAAAACCAGGATATGTTTTGACAATTGAACCAGGAATTTATTTTATTCCAGAATTAATTGAAAGATGGGAGAAAGAAGGAAAATTTAAAGAGTATATAAGTTATGAAGAAGTAAAAAAATACTTGAATTTTGGTGGTATGAGATATGAAGGGGATTTTTTAGTAACAGAAAATGGGAACAGAAGATTAGGGGATAAAATGCCAAAATATTATTATGAAATAGAGGATATTTTAAAAAATAACAATTAA
- the nrdD gene encoding anaerobic ribonucleoside-triphosphate reductase, which translates to MKEVIKRDGSTANFDKNRIVRAITMAFNQKEKSVNIELIEKIASQIENLDIPKMHVEEIQDIVVKKLMGSSEKDIALSYQEYRTIKNELRKKEQVIYKKIGELIDASNEDMLNENANKDGKTISVQRDLLAGISSKDYYLNRILPKHLKEAHESGRIHIHDLDYLLFRETNCELVNIEQMLKGGCNIGNAKMLEPNSVEVAVGHIVQIIASVSSNTYGGCSIPYLDRALVPYIVKTFKKHFAKGLKYIERLTQNEIDSIISATDINYSNESLKAKYPNAFDYTVDMTEESVKQSMQGLEYEINSLSTVNGQTPFTTIGIGTETSWEGKLVQKFVFKTRMEGFGAKKETAIFPKIVYAICDGLNFNPEDSNWDISQLAFECMTKSVYPDILFVTPEQVKNGTVVYPMGCRAFLSPWWDENGNEKYSGRFNIGATTINLPKIAIKNRGNEAGFYKELDEILNLCKENSIFRAKYLENTPAEIAPILWMAGALSEKQAKETIKNLIWGGYATVSIGYIGLSEVSELIYGKNFALDEESYDKTFKILEYISKKVKEFKDETKLGFALYSTPSESLCDRFAQIDLKEFGPIEGITDKEYYDNSFHVSSKIKINPFEKLRLEAPGHTLAAGGHISYIETDSLKKNLEAVYQVLKYAQSIGIHYMGINQPVDKCHVCNFNGEFLATERGFECPQCGNHDSTKMNVIRRVCGYLAQPDSRPFNKGKQKEVINRVKHM; encoded by the coding sequence TTGAAGGAAGTTATTAAAAGAGATGGGTCGACTGCAAATTTTGATAAAAATAGAATTGTTAGAGCAATTACTATGGCTTTTAATCAAAAAGAAAAATCAGTTAATATAGAACTTATTGAGAAAATAGCGTCTCAAATTGAAAATCTTGATATTCCTAAGATGCATGTTGAGGAGATTCAGGATATTGTTGTAAAAAAACTTATGGGTTCTTCTGAAAAAGATATTGCACTTTCTTATCAAGAGTACCGTACTATAAAAAATGAATTAAGAAAAAAAGAACAAGTTATATATAAAAAAATCGGTGAATTAATTGATGCTTCAAATGAAGATATGTTAAATGAAAATGCCAATAAAGATGGAAAAACAATCTCAGTTCAAAGAGATTTATTAGCTGGTATTTCATCAAAAGACTATTATTTAAATAGAATTCTTCCAAAACACTTAAAAGAAGCTCATGAAAGTGGAAGAATCCATATTCATGATTTAGACTATCTTCTTTTCAGAGAAACAAATTGTGAGCTAGTTAATATTGAACAAATGTTAAAAGGTGGATGCAATATCGGTAATGCTAAAATGTTAGAACCTAACTCTGTTGAAGTTGCAGTTGGACATATTGTACAAATTATCGCTTCTGTTTCTTCGAATACTTATGGTGGATGCTCTATTCCTTATCTTGATAGAGCTTTAGTTCCATACATTGTTAAAACATTTAAAAAGCATTTTGCTAAGGGATTAAAGTATATAGAAAGATTAACTCAAAATGAAATTGATTCAATTATTTCTGCAACTGATATCAACTACTCTAACGAATCTTTAAAAGCAAAATATCCAAACGCTTTTGATTATACTGTAGACATGACTGAGGAGTCTGTAAAACAGTCCATGCAAGGTTTAGAATATGAAATCAATAGTTTATCTACAGTTAATGGCCAAACTCCTTTTACTACTATAGGAATAGGAACTGAAACATCTTGGGAAGGTAAATTAGTTCAAAAATTTGTATTCAAAACTAGAATGGAAGGATTTGGAGCTAAAAAAGAAACTGCTATATTCCCTAAAATCGTTTATGCTATTTGTGATGGATTAAACTTCAATCCCGAAGATTCAAACTGGGATATATCTCAACTTGCTTTTGAATGTATGACAAAGTCTGTTTATCCCGATATCTTATTCGTTACACCAGAACAAGTTAAAAATGGCACTGTTGTTTATCCTATGGGATGTAGAGCTTTCTTATCTCCTTGGTGGGATGAAAATGGAAATGAAAAATACTCAGGTAGATTTAATATTGGAGCTACTACAATTAACTTACCAAAAATTGCTATAAAAAATAGAGGTAATGAAGCTGGATTCTATAAAGAATTAGATGAAATTTTAAATCTTTGTAAAGAAAACAGTATATTCAGAGCTAAATATTTAGAAAATACTCCTGCAGAAATTGCTCCAATTCTTTGGATGGCTGGTGCTCTTTCTGAGAAACAAGCTAAAGAAACAATCAAAAATTTAATTTGGGGCGGATATGCTACTGTATCTATCGGTTATATTGGTCTTAGCGAAGTTTCTGAACTTATATATGGTAAAAACTTTGCCTTAGATGAAGAATCATACGATAAAACATTTAAAATTTTAGAATATATTTCTAAAAAAGTTAAAGAATTTAAAGATGAAACAAAATTAGGATTTGCTCTTTATTCTACACCTTCTGAATCTCTTTGTGATAGATTTGCTCAAATAGATTTAAAAGAGTTTGGTCCAATTGAAGGAATCACTGATAAAGAGTATTACGATAACTCTTTCCATGTTTCTTCTAAAATCAAAATAAATCCTTTTGAAAAATTAAGATTAGAAGCTCCTGGACATACTTTAGCTGCTGGTGGACATATCAGTTATATTGAAACTGACTCTTTAAAGAAAAATTTAGAAGCTGTATATCAAGTTTTAAAATACGCTCAATCAATTGGAATCCACTACATGGGAATTAATCAACCAGTTGATAAATGTCATGTTTGTAACTTCAATGGAGAATTTTTAGCAACAGAAAGAGGATTTGAATGCCCACAATGTGGAAATCATGACTCTACTAAAATGAATGTTATAAGAAGAGTTTGTGGTTATTTAGCTCAACCTGACTCAAGACCTTTTAACAAAGGAAAGCAAAAAGAGGTTATAAACAGAGTTAAACATATGTAA
- the nrdG gene encoding anaerobic ribonucleoside-triphosphate reductase activating protein produces MNYSGIKYTDMINGEGIRVSLFVSGCSHYCKDCFNSDTWDPNYGSPFTEEIESEILNHFKKYDKSIKGLSLLGGDPTYITNIEPLISFLKKFKENFPTKDIWIWSGFTWETIVASPKLLSLIELCDVLIDGQFCIEEKDLNLKWRGSKNQRVINIKKSLELKETIKYID; encoded by the coding sequence ATGAATTATTCTGGTATTAAATATACAGATATGATAAATGGAGAAGGTATTAGAGTTAGTCTCTTTGTTAGTGGATGCTCTCACTATTGTAAAGATTGTTTTAACTCAGATACATGGGATCCAAACTATGGCTCTCCATTTACTGAAGAAATTGAAAGCGAAATTTTAAATCACTTTAAAAAATACGATAAAAGTATTAAAGGTTTATCATTATTAGGAGGAGATCCTACATACATTACTAATATTGAGCCTCTTATATCTTTTCTAAAAAAGTTTAAAGAAAACTTTCCAACAAAAGATATTTGGATTTGGTCTGGATTCACTTGGGAAACTATTGTTGCTAGTCCTAAACTTTTATCCCTTATTGAATTATGTGATGTCTTAATTGATGGACAATTTTGTATAGAAGAAAAGGATTTAAATTTAAAATGGCGTGGAAGTAAAAATCAAAGAGTTATTAATATAAAAAAAAGTTTAGAGTTAAAAGAAACCATCAAATATATAGATTAA
- the mglC gene encoding galactose/methyl galactoside ABC transporter permease MglC translates to MEFFKGKDTKKLLLDGGLYLVLLILIAGIIIKEPSFLSFRNMRNILTQSSVRTILALGVAGIIVTQGTDLSVGRQVGLSAVISATLLQAMTNVNKVFPNLDTLPIPAVIVIIGIIGAFVGFLNGFVVAYLNVTPFVATLGSMIIIYGANSLYYDYVGASPIAGFSKSFTNFAQGYFTIAGFRFNYLIIYAALAVLFIWILWNKTTFGKNLFAVGGNPEAAKVSGVNVKKTLVLVYTLSGIFYAFGGMLEAGRVGSATNNLGNMYEMDAIAACVVGGVSFSGGVGTVPGVLIGVIIFTVINYGLTFIGVNPYWQYIIKGLIIVMAVALDTLKYVKKK, encoded by the coding sequence ATGGAATTTTTTAAAGGTAAAGATACAAAAAAACTTCTATTGGATGGAGGGTTATATTTAGTATTGTTGATACTTATAGCAGGAATAATTATAAAAGAACCATCTTTTCTAAGTTTTAGAAATATGAGAAATATATTAACTCAATCATCAGTTAGAACAATATTAGCTTTAGGAGTAGCTGGAATAATAGTTACTCAAGGAACAGACTTATCTGTAGGAAGACAAGTAGGATTATCAGCAGTAATTTCGGCGACACTATTACAGGCAATGACTAATGTAAATAAAGTATTTCCTAATTTAGATACATTACCAATTCCAGCTGTTATAGTTATAATAGGAATTATAGGAGCATTTGTTGGATTTTTAAATGGATTTGTTGTAGCATACTTAAATGTAACTCCATTTGTTGCAACGCTAGGTTCGATGATTATAATTTATGGTGCAAACTCTTTATATTATGATTATGTTGGAGCTTCACCAATAGCAGGATTCTCAAAGAGTTTTACTAATTTTGCTCAAGGCTATTTTACAATAGCAGGATTTAGATTTAACTATCTGATTATTTATGCAGCATTAGCAGTATTGTTTATATGGATTTTATGGAATAAAACAACTTTTGGAAAAAATTTGTTTGCAGTAGGAGGAAATCCTGAAGCGGCTAAGGTATCAGGAGTAAATGTAAAAAAGACATTAGTGCTAGTTTATACATTATCTGGAATATTCTATGCTTTTGGTGGAATGTTAGAGGCTGGAAGAGTAGGAAGTGCTACAAATAACCTTGGAAATATGTATGAGATGGATGCTATAGCAGCTTGTGTTGTAGGAGGAGTTTCGTTTTCAGGAGGAGTAGGAACAGTTCCAGGAGTATTAATAGGGGTTATAATTTTTACTGTAATAAACTATGGACTAACTTTTATAGGAGTAAATCCATATTGGCAATATATAATAAAAGGATTGATAATAGTTATGGCAGTTGCATTAGATACATTAAAATACGTAAAGAAAAAATAG
- the mglA gene encoding galactose/methyl galactoside ABC transporter ATP-binding protein MglA, translating to MEKYLLEMTEVSKSFPGVKALDKVNLKIRPHTVHALMGENGAGKSTLMKCLFGIYSRDEGKVFLDGKEVNFISAKDALENGVSMVHQELNQVLQRTVMDNVWLGRYPLKGIFVDHKKMYEDTKKIFKELEIDVDPKAKVSTLSVSQMQMVEIAKAFSYNSKIIVMDEPTSSLTEKEVGHLFKIIKKLTDRGCGVVYISHKMEEIKEICDDITILRDGQWVTTTSLEGLSTDEIISMMVGRSLTQRFPEKTNIPQEVVLQVENLTAKNQPSIKDITFELKKGEILGVAGLVGSKRTDIVETIFGIRERESGKVIINGKEIENKTSLEAIKNGFALVTEERRATGIFPQLNIEFNSLISNMTNYEGKNKILNSSKMYGDTKWVIDSMRVKTPNQKTPIGNLSGGNQQKVIIGRWLLTSPDILMLDEPTRGIDVGAKYEIYQLMLDLANKGKGIIMISSEMPELLGVTDRILVMSNGRVAGIVNTHETSQEEILKLASLYL from the coding sequence ATGGAAAAATATTTACTAGAAATGACAGAAGTATCAAAGTCTTTTCCCGGAGTAAAAGCTCTAGATAAGGTAAATTTAAAAATAAGACCTCATACAGTTCATGCTTTAATGGGAGAAAATGGAGCTGGGAAGTCAACTTTAATGAAATGTTTATTTGGAATTTATTCAAGAGATGAAGGGAAAGTTTTCTTAGATGGAAAAGAAGTTAATTTTATTTCAGCTAAAGATGCTTTAGAAAATGGTGTATCAATGGTTCACCAAGAACTAAATCAAGTTTTACAAAGAACTGTAATGGACAATGTTTGGTTAGGGAGGTATCCTTTAAAAGGAATATTTGTAGATCATAAAAAGATGTATGAAGATACAAAGAAAATATTTAAAGAGTTGGAAATTGATGTAGATCCAAAAGCGAAAGTTTCAACATTATCTGTATCACAGATGCAAATGGTTGAGATAGCAAAGGCCTTTTCATATAATTCTAAAATAATAGTAATGGATGAGCCTACATCCTCTCTAACAGAAAAGGAAGTTGGACATCTTTTTAAGATTATCAAAAAGCTTACAGATAGAGGTTGTGGTGTTGTATATATATCACATAAAATGGAAGAAATAAAAGAGATTTGTGATGATATAACAATACTAAGAGATGGACAATGGGTTACTACAACTAGTTTAGAAGGATTATCAACTGATGAGATAATAAGTATGATGGTTGGAAGATCTTTAACTCAAAGATTTCCTGAAAAAACAAATATTCCTCAAGAAGTGGTACTTCAAGTAGAAAACTTAACAGCTAAAAATCAACCATCTATAAAAGATATAACATTTGAATTGAAAAAAGGAGAAATCCTTGGAGTAGCAGGATTAGTTGGATCTAAAAGAACAGATATAGTTGAAACTATATTTGGAATTAGAGAAAGAGAAAGTGGAAAAGTAATAATAAATGGAAAAGAAATAGAAAATAAAACTAGTTTAGAAGCTATAAAAAATGGTTTTGCACTTGTAACAGAGGAGAGAAGAGCTACAGGTATTTTTCCTCAGTTAAATATTGAATTTAATTCTTTAATATCTAATATGACTAATTATGAAGGGAAAAATAAAATTTTGAACTCTTCTAAAATGTATGGAGATACGAAATGGGTTATTGATTCAATGAGAGTAAAAACGCCAAACCAAAAAACTCCTATTGGGAATTTATCAGGTGGAAATCAACAAAAAGTAATAATAGGAAGATGGCTTTTAACTAGTCCGGATATACTGATGTTAGATGAACCAACAAGAGGTATAGATGTAGGGGCTAAATATGAAATTTATCAGTTAATGCTAGACTTGGCAAATAAAGGAAAAGGAATAATTATGATTTCTTCTGAAATGCCAGAGCTTTTAGGGGTTACAGATAGAATATTAGTTATGAGTAATGGAAGAGTAGCTGGAATTGTAAATACTCATGAAACAAGTCAAGAAGAGATTTTAAAATTAGCATCATTATATTTATAA
- the mglB gene encoding galactose/glucose ABC transporter substrate-binding protein MglB produces the protein MKRVSVLLGALALTTMASAAPTKIGVTVYRYDDNFMSTVRQRIEEVAKNDKNVEVLMNDSQNDQSKQNDQVDVLIAKGVDALAINLVDPAAASTIIQKAKAEDIPVVFYNKEPSKADMESYDKAYYVGTDSKESGVIQGEVIAKHWAANPAWDLNKDGVLQYVLLKGEPGHPDAEARTTYVTQTLNEKGIKTQELHMDTGMWDAAMAKDKMEAWLSGPNGEKIEVVIANNDGMAMGAVEALKANGKAKTPVFGVDALAEVLVMVENGDVAGTVLNDGMNQGQATYEIAKNLAEGKKPTEGTKWELKDKILRVPYVGVDKDNLKDFKK, from the coding sequence ATGAAAAGAGTTTCGGTTTTATTAGGAGCATTAGCTCTTACGACAATGGCATCAGCAGCACCAACAAAAATTGGAGTGACAGTTTATCGTTATGATGATAATTTTATGTCGACAGTTAGACAAAGAATTGAAGAGGTAGCAAAGAACGATAAAAATGTTGAAGTTTTAATGAATGATTCACAAAATGACCAATCTAAGCAAAATGACCAAGTAGACGTTTTAATTGCTAAAGGGGTAGATGCATTAGCAATTAACTTAGTTGACCCAGCAGCAGCTTCAACAATAATCCAAAAAGCTAAAGCTGAAGATATTCCAGTTGTATTTTATAATAAAGAACCGTCTAAAGCGGATATGGAAAGCTATGATAAAGCTTACTATGTAGGAACAGATTCAAAAGAATCAGGAGTTATTCAAGGGGAAGTAATAGCTAAACATTGGGCAGCAAATCCAGCTTGGGACTTAAATAAAGATGGAGTATTACAATACGTTCTTTTAAAAGGAGAGCCTGGACATCCAGACGCAGAAGCTAGAACAACATATGTAACACAAACTTTAAATGAAAAAGGAATAAAAACACAAGAATTACATATGGATACTGGAATGTGGGATGCTGCTATGGCAAAAGATAAGATGGAAGCATGGTTATCAGGTCCAAATGGCGAAAAAATAGAGGTTGTAATTGCAAATAATGATGGAATGGCAATGGGAGCTGTTGAAGCATTAAAAGCTAATGGAAAAGCAAAAACTCCTGTATTTGGAGTAGACGCTTTAGCTGAAGTTTTGGTTATGGTTGAAAATGGAGATGTTGCAGGAACAGTACTTAATGATGGAATGAACCAAGGTCAAGCAACATACGAAATTGCAAAAAATTTAGCTGAAGGAAAAAAACCTACGGAAGGAACAAAGTGGGAATTAAAAGATAAAATATTAAGAGTACCTTATGTAGGAGTAGATAAAGACAATTTAAAAGATTTTAAAAAGTAG
- a CDS encoding homocysteine S-methyltransferase family protein — MKIELLDGAMGTTISNIYKNQEKCKEKVNLTNPEIILEIHKKYSEVGADYLKANTFNCSRKALENYGENPKEAYKYAVLGGKLCKEISKKYKKKSIGTLCIGDIDQIDGIIDSGVDIIMIETIYDMQKGLETLGLLRRRLCLKKINKPIMLSFAVNGEGNIYSGENILNIYKKFLSTDVMSLGINCSEFSQDIFKILKKLKRDTNLKISFHPNSDGDVQKFLGNITKLINENIVDIVGGCCGTDFNHIKRLKGVIESLENKNGVPDES, encoded by the coding sequence ATGAAAATTGAATTATTAGATGGAGCTATGGGAACAACTATATCTAATATATATAAAAATCAAGAAAAATGTAAAGAAAAAGTAAATTTGACCAATCCAGAAATTATTCTAGAGATTCATAAAAAGTATAGTGAAGTTGGAGCGGATTATTTAAAAGCAAATACATTTAATTGTTCTAGAAAAGCTTTGGAAAATTATGGTGAAAATCCTAAAGAAGCATATAAATATGCAGTTTTAGGAGGAAAGCTTTGTAAAGAAATTTCTAAAAAATATAAAAAGAAAAGTATAGGAACTCTTTGCATTGGAGATATAGATCAAATAGATGGAATTATAGATAGTGGTGTAGATATAATCATGATTGAAACTATATATGATATGCAGAAAGGATTGGAAACACTTGGGTTATTAAGAAGAAGATTATGTTTAAAAAAAATTAATAAACCTATAATGTTGTCATTTGCGGTGAATGGAGAGGGTAATATTTATTCTGGTGAAAATATTTTAAATATTTATAAAAAGTTTTTAAGTACAGATGTAATGTCTTTAGGAATTAATTGTTCAGAGTTTTCTCAAGATATTTTTAAAATTTTAAAAAAATTAAAGCGAGATACAAATTTAAAAATATCTTTTCATCCAAATTCAGATGGCGATGTCCAAAAATTTTTAGGAAATATAACTAAATTAATAAATGAAAATATAGTAGACATTGTTGGTGGTTGTTGTGGAACTGATTTTAATCATATAAAAAGATTGAAGGGAGTTATAGAATCTTTGGAAAATAAAAATGGTGTACCTGACGAGAGTTGA